In a single window of the Elaeis guineensis isolate ETL-2024a chromosome 6, EG11, whole genome shotgun sequence genome:
- the LOC105033767 gene encoding uncharacterized protein isoform X3, translated as MVFLLHPADVRSTLAAVATASYHVSIPPWGGGRRGGPAVYRPVSARADPSPRPLSASLEAAFAVKEDKKPAVCTADELHYVPVPGTEWRLALWRYTPSPEAPSRNHPLMLLSGVGTNAIGFDLSPGVSFARHMASQGFDTWIVEVRGAGLSTRVTESEAIDQSSGLLEARQNSSVAGQIRDLSQRLINIIEEGQRSVSPQLFDLQERLSATIEDFQKQLDLIVTYDWDFDHYLEEDVPAAMEYIKLQSKAKDGKLLAIGHSMGGILLYAMLSKCGFEGVQSGLGAVVTLASSVDYTSSRSSLKLLLPLADPAQALNVPVVPLGALLAAAYPLSSRPPYVLSWLNPQISAQDMMHPELFAKLVLNNFCTVPAKVVLQLTTAFRDGGLCNRTGTFFYKDHLHKCNVPVLALAGDQDLICPPEAVYGTVKIIPQHMVTYKIFGKAGGPHYAHYDLVGGRLAIDEVYPCIIKFLSQHDKLSLS; from the exons ATGGTGTTCCTCCTCCACCCCGCCGACGTGCGCTCCACCCTGGCGGCGGTGGCCACGGCCTCCTATCACGTCTCGATCCCGCCATGGGGCGGCGGGAGGAGAGGCGGGCCAGCGGTGTATCGCCCTGTCTCGGCCCGGGCGGATCCCTCTCCGAGGCCGCTCTCCGCCTCGCTGGAGGCCGCCTTCGCCGTGAAGGAGGACAAGAAGCCCGCCGTCTGCACGGCTGACGAGCTGCACTACGTGCCGGTCCCGGGCACCGAGTGGAGGCTCGCCCTCTGGCGTTATACCCCCTCCCCTGAG GCGCCGTCGAGGAACCATCCTTTGATGCTTTTGTCGGGGGTAGGGACGAACGCGATTGGGTTTGATCTCTCTCCTGGG GTTTCATTTGCTCGTCACATGGCTAGCCAAGGATTTGATACATGGATTGTGGAAGTTAGAGGTGCTGGCTTAAGTACACGTGTAACTGAATCCGAGGCAATTGATCAGTCTTCCG GTTTGTTAGAAGCGAGGCAAAATTCTTCTGTTGCTGGTCAAATCAGGGATCTAAGTCAGCGACTTATAAATATTATTGAGGAAGGTCAACGATCTGTTTCACCACAGCTGTTTGACTTGCAagagcgcctttcagcaaccatTGAAGATTTCCAGAAGCAGCTTGATCTGATTGTTACATATGATTGGGACTTTGACCACTACCTTGAAGAGGATGTTCCTGCTGCG ATGGAATATATAAAGCTTCAGAGCAAGGCGAAGGATGGAAAATTGCTTGCTATTGGTCACTCCATGGGGGGAATATTGTTGTATGCAATGCTGTCAAAATGTG gtTTTGAAGGAGTACAATCTGGATTGGGAGCAGTTGTGACTTTAGCATCATCTGTTGACTACACATCATCTAGATCTTCACTCAAGTTGTTATTGCCTCTT GCTGATCCTGCACAAGCTTTAAATGTTCCTGTCGTCCCATTAGGAGCATTACTGGCAGCTGCTTATCCTTTATCATCTCGTCCACCTTATGTTTTGTCATGGCTCAATCCTCAAATTTCAGCACAGGACATGATGCATCCTGAGTTGTTTGCAAAGCTTGTCTTAAACAACTTTT GTACTGTACCTGCCAAGGTTGTCCTACAGCTGACAACTGCTTTCCGTGATGGAGGGCTATGCAACAGAACTGGCACTTTTTTTTACAAGGATCATCTGCATAAATGCAATGTCCCTGTCCTGGCATTGGCAGGAGACCAGGATTTGATTTGTCCTCCTGAAGCAGTGTACG GAACTGTCAAAATCATCCCTCAGCATATGGTCACATACAAAATATTTGGAAAAGCAGGTGGCCCACATTATGCTCACTACGATTTGGTGGGCGGGCGGCTG GCAATTGATGAAGTCTATCCCTGCATTATAAAGTTTCTTTCTCAGCATGACAAGCTCTCCTTGTCTTAA
- the LOC105033767 gene encoding uncharacterized protein isoform X1: MVFLLHPADVRSTLAAVATASYHVSIPPWGGGRRGGPAVYRPVSARADPSPRPLSASLEAAFAVKEDKKPAVCTADELHYVPVPGTEWRLALWRYTPSPEAPSRNHPLMLLSGVGTNAIGFDLSPGVSFARHMASQGFDTWIVEVRGAGLSTRVTESEAIDQSSGKPVISSPNSVDKYNLSIDMPVEEYSIVKAGPMPDSEISVKNDKKADLVPLDESQLVTKLTATLMHLAEKLSGYLNEGQLRVASAKFFDRVSKLLEDARLSERFNEITDKISGLLEARQNSSVAGQIRDLSQRLINIIEEGQRSVSPQLFDLQERLSATIEDFQKQLDLIVTYDWDFDHYLEEDVPAAMEYIKLQSKAKDGKLLAIGHSMGGILLYAMLSKCGFEGVQSGLGAVVTLASSVDYTSSRSSLKLLLPLADPAQALNVPVVPLGALLAAAYPLSSRPPYVLSWLNPQISAQDMMHPELFAKLVLNNFCTVPAKVVLQLTTAFRDGGLCNRTGTFFYKDHLHKCNVPVLALAGDQDLICPPEAVYGTVKIIPQHMVTYKIFGKAGGPHYAHYDLVGGRLAIDEVYPCIIKFLSQHDKLSLS, from the exons ATGGTGTTCCTCCTCCACCCCGCCGACGTGCGCTCCACCCTGGCGGCGGTGGCCACGGCCTCCTATCACGTCTCGATCCCGCCATGGGGCGGCGGGAGGAGAGGCGGGCCAGCGGTGTATCGCCCTGTCTCGGCCCGGGCGGATCCCTCTCCGAGGCCGCTCTCCGCCTCGCTGGAGGCCGCCTTCGCCGTGAAGGAGGACAAGAAGCCCGCCGTCTGCACGGCTGACGAGCTGCACTACGTGCCGGTCCCGGGCACCGAGTGGAGGCTCGCCCTCTGGCGTTATACCCCCTCCCCTGAG GCGCCGTCGAGGAACCATCCTTTGATGCTTTTGTCGGGGGTAGGGACGAACGCGATTGGGTTTGATCTCTCTCCTGGG GTTTCATTTGCTCGTCACATGGCTAGCCAAGGATTTGATACATGGATTGTGGAAGTTAGAGGTGCTGGCTTAAGTACACGTGTAACTGAATCCGAGGCAATTGATCAGTCTTCCGGTAAACCTGTTATAAGTAGTCCAAATTCTGTTGACAAGTACAACTTAAGCATTGATATGCCTGTAGAGGAATATTCAATTGTAAAAGCTGGTCCAATGCCAGATTCTGAAATCTCCGTGAAAAATGACAAAAAGGCAGATTTAGTTCCTTTGGATGAATCACAATTAGTAACAAAACTAACAGCTACTTTGATGCATTTGGCTGAAAAGCTTTCAGGTTATCTAAATGAAGGTCAATTAAGGGTTGCCTCTGCTAAATTCTTTGATCGAGTTTCCAAACTTCTGGAAGATGCTCGATTATCTGAACGGTTTAATGAGATCACAGACAAAATTTCAGGTTTGTTAGAAGCGAGGCAAAATTCTTCTGTTGCTGGTCAAATCAGGGATCTAAGTCAGCGACTTATAAATATTATTGAGGAAGGTCAACGATCTGTTTCACCACAGCTGTTTGACTTGCAagagcgcctttcagcaaccatTGAAGATTTCCAGAAGCAGCTTGATCTGATTGTTACATATGATTGGGACTTTGACCACTACCTTGAAGAGGATGTTCCTGCTGCG ATGGAATATATAAAGCTTCAGAGCAAGGCGAAGGATGGAAAATTGCTTGCTATTGGTCACTCCATGGGGGGAATATTGTTGTATGCAATGCTGTCAAAATGTG gtTTTGAAGGAGTACAATCTGGATTGGGAGCAGTTGTGACTTTAGCATCATCTGTTGACTACACATCATCTAGATCTTCACTCAAGTTGTTATTGCCTCTT GCTGATCCTGCACAAGCTTTAAATGTTCCTGTCGTCCCATTAGGAGCATTACTGGCAGCTGCTTATCCTTTATCATCTCGTCCACCTTATGTTTTGTCATGGCTCAATCCTCAAATTTCAGCACAGGACATGATGCATCCTGAGTTGTTTGCAAAGCTTGTCTTAAACAACTTTT GTACTGTACCTGCCAAGGTTGTCCTACAGCTGACAACTGCTTTCCGTGATGGAGGGCTATGCAACAGAACTGGCACTTTTTTTTACAAGGATCATCTGCATAAATGCAATGTCCCTGTCCTGGCATTGGCAGGAGACCAGGATTTGATTTGTCCTCCTGAAGCAGTGTACG GAACTGTCAAAATCATCCCTCAGCATATGGTCACATACAAAATATTTGGAAAAGCAGGTGGCCCACATTATGCTCACTACGATTTGGTGGGCGGGCGGCTG GCAATTGATGAAGTCTATCCCTGCATTATAAAGTTTCTTTCTCAGCATGACAAGCTCTCCTTGTCTTAA
- the LOC105033767 gene encoding uncharacterized protein isoform X2, translated as MVFLLHPADVRSTLAAVATASYHVSIPPWGGGRRGGPAVYRPVSARADPSPRPLSASLEAAFAVKEDKKPAVCTADELHYVPVPGTEWRLALWRYTPSPEAPSRNHPLMLLSGVGTNAIGFDLSPGVSFARHMASQGFDTWIVEVRGAGLSTRVTESEAIDQSSGKPVISSPNSVDKYNLSIDMPVEEYSIVKAGPMPDSEISVKNDKKADLVPLDESQLVTKLTATLMHLAEKLSGYLNEGQLRVASAKFFDRVSKLLEDARLSERFNEITDKISGLLEARQNSSVAGQIRDLSQRLINIIEEGQRSVSPQLFDLQERLSATIEDFQKQLDLIVTYDWDFDHYLEEDVPAAMEYIKLQSKAKDGKLLAIGHSMGGILLYAMLSKCGFEGVQSGLGAVVTLASSVDYTSSRSSLKLLLPLADPAQALNVPVVPLGALLAAAYPLSSRPPYVLSWLNPQISAQDMMHPELFAKLVLNNFCTVPAKVVLQLTTAFRDGGLCNRTGTFFYKDHLHKCNVPVLALAGDQDLICPPEAVNCQNHPSAYGHIQNIWKSRWPTLCSLRFGGRAAGN; from the exons ATGGTGTTCCTCCTCCACCCCGCCGACGTGCGCTCCACCCTGGCGGCGGTGGCCACGGCCTCCTATCACGTCTCGATCCCGCCATGGGGCGGCGGGAGGAGAGGCGGGCCAGCGGTGTATCGCCCTGTCTCGGCCCGGGCGGATCCCTCTCCGAGGCCGCTCTCCGCCTCGCTGGAGGCCGCCTTCGCCGTGAAGGAGGACAAGAAGCCCGCCGTCTGCACGGCTGACGAGCTGCACTACGTGCCGGTCCCGGGCACCGAGTGGAGGCTCGCCCTCTGGCGTTATACCCCCTCCCCTGAG GCGCCGTCGAGGAACCATCCTTTGATGCTTTTGTCGGGGGTAGGGACGAACGCGATTGGGTTTGATCTCTCTCCTGGG GTTTCATTTGCTCGTCACATGGCTAGCCAAGGATTTGATACATGGATTGTGGAAGTTAGAGGTGCTGGCTTAAGTACACGTGTAACTGAATCCGAGGCAATTGATCAGTCTTCCGGTAAACCTGTTATAAGTAGTCCAAATTCTGTTGACAAGTACAACTTAAGCATTGATATGCCTGTAGAGGAATATTCAATTGTAAAAGCTGGTCCAATGCCAGATTCTGAAATCTCCGTGAAAAATGACAAAAAGGCAGATTTAGTTCCTTTGGATGAATCACAATTAGTAACAAAACTAACAGCTACTTTGATGCATTTGGCTGAAAAGCTTTCAGGTTATCTAAATGAAGGTCAATTAAGGGTTGCCTCTGCTAAATTCTTTGATCGAGTTTCCAAACTTCTGGAAGATGCTCGATTATCTGAACGGTTTAATGAGATCACAGACAAAATTTCAGGTTTGTTAGAAGCGAGGCAAAATTCTTCTGTTGCTGGTCAAATCAGGGATCTAAGTCAGCGACTTATAAATATTATTGAGGAAGGTCAACGATCTGTTTCACCACAGCTGTTTGACTTGCAagagcgcctttcagcaaccatTGAAGATTTCCAGAAGCAGCTTGATCTGATTGTTACATATGATTGGGACTTTGACCACTACCTTGAAGAGGATGTTCCTGCTGCG ATGGAATATATAAAGCTTCAGAGCAAGGCGAAGGATGGAAAATTGCTTGCTATTGGTCACTCCATGGGGGGAATATTGTTGTATGCAATGCTGTCAAAATGTG gtTTTGAAGGAGTACAATCTGGATTGGGAGCAGTTGTGACTTTAGCATCATCTGTTGACTACACATCATCTAGATCTTCACTCAAGTTGTTATTGCCTCTT GCTGATCCTGCACAAGCTTTAAATGTTCCTGTCGTCCCATTAGGAGCATTACTGGCAGCTGCTTATCCTTTATCATCTCGTCCACCTTATGTTTTGTCATGGCTCAATCCTCAAATTTCAGCACAGGACATGATGCATCCTGAGTTGTTTGCAAAGCTTGTCTTAAACAACTTTT GTACTGTACCTGCCAAGGTTGTCCTACAGCTGACAACTGCTTTCCGTGATGGAGGGCTATGCAACAGAACTGGCACTTTTTTTTACAAGGATCATCTGCATAAATGCAATGTCCCTGTCCTGGCATTGGCAGGAGACCAGGATTTGATTTGTCCTCCTGAAGCAGT GAACTGTCAAAATCATCCCTCAGCATATGGTCACATACAAAATATTTGGAAAAGCAGGTGGCCCACATTATGCTCACTACGATTTGGTGGGCGGGCGGCTG GCAATTGA